From the Bacillota bacterium genome, one window contains:
- a CDS encoding aspartate/glutamate racemase family protein: protein MATVVYVMPVDAPAERQQRVRDYLESLAHAGTSVRVVAFPGGPSDLEYHCREHRAVTWMLEQLPEVVSGAHAVCVGCFYDPGIRELRETLDVPVIGIAEASFQVASAVAHNFSVLVGRRKWIPKMSDNALLYGFAHRISSWRVVEVSVAELHAHPDSAYSAVLEAARRAVEDDRAEALVLGCAAMEGMAARLQDALGVPVIDPVVAGFKVAEMLGHLYEKVRLGTSKVGDYTCPQQHTIAQRAGARCGKAGGIYAST, encoded by the coding sequence ATGGCCACGGTCGTTTACGTCATGCCGGTCGACGCGCCGGCGGAGCGGCAGCAGAGGGTGAGAGATTACCTGGAATCTCTCGCGCATGCCGGGACCTCTGTTCGCGTGGTCGCGTTTCCGGGTGGTCCTTCTGACCTGGAGTATCACTGCCGGGAACACCGGGCGGTGACCTGGATGCTCGAGCAGTTGCCCGAAGTCGTCTCGGGTGCCCACGCGGTATGCGTAGGATGCTTCTACGATCCGGGTATACGAGAGTTGCGCGAAACGCTGGATGTGCCGGTTATAGGCATAGCCGAAGCCTCGTTCCAGGTGGCGAGCGCGGTGGCGCATAATTTCTCCGTGCTGGTGGGACGGCGTAAGTGGATCCCGAAGATGTCCGATAACGCCCTCCTCTACGGCTTTGCTCACCGCATCTCGTCATGGCGGGTGGTGGAGGTATCGGTCGCCGAGTTGCACGCCCACCCCGATAGCGCGTACTCCGCCGTCCTGGAGGCTGCTCGCCGGGCAGTGGAAGATGACCGCGCCGAAGCACTGGTGTTGGGGTGTGCGGCCATGGAAGGCATGGCTGCCCGGTTGCAGGATGCGCTGGGTGTACCTGTCATCGATCCCGTGGTCGCGGGTTTCAAGGTGGCGGAGATGCTCGGGCACCTGTATGAGAAGGTCCGCCTGGGGACCAGCAAGGTGGGGGACTATACTTGTCCTCAGCAGCACACGATAGCGCAGCGCGCCGGCGCGCGATGCGGCAAGGCAGGTGGTATTTACGCAAGTACTTGA